The Nocardia sp. NBC_00508 nucleotide sequence GTGATGCGCTGCCGCGCCGCGCGGCGGGCGATCTCCATGTCGAAATCACTGGTGTCGGGTCCGGCGGCCAGACCGGCGAGAATCTTGACCAGCAACGTCTGCGGCTGCACCTCTTTCAGGGCTTTGTACGCCGAAAACGACGAGTGGCTCGCGGCCTGGTACTGCCCGAGCTGTTCGACCAGCTGTGCGGCCAGCGCCTCCAGCTGCGCGGTCGCGTCGTCCTGGGTGAGCAGTTCGGCGAGCAGCTCGCGCAACGCCGGGATGTCCACCTCGCCTGCCGGTGTGCGGGGAATCTCGACCTCGTCCGCCGCCGCGGTGCGTTCTCCCAACGCGACCGGGAACCACAGGTCGAACAATCCGTCGAAGATCGCGCGATGCGTAGTGCGCCGCAGCAGCGCACAGGCCAGACCCTCACGCAACACCTCGCGGTCCATCAGGTCGAGCACGGTCACCACGCGGCCCGCGTCCACCGTCTCGGAGGGGCCGACCGGGATCCCGCGCGCCCGCAGCGCCTCCACGAATCCGACCAGATGGCCGGCCAGCCCGTGCGGCGCACCCAGCGACGCGACCTCCGCAGGGATCGATCCCGCCGCCATGGCTCAGGCCAGCTTCAGTTCGGCCAGCGCACGCTGGTGGTCGCTCTGGTGCTTCAGCACCACGCCGAGGGTGGCGCGGACGGTCGTGTCGTCCAGATCCCGCAGGCCGAGCGCGAGCAGGGTGCGCCCCCAGTCGATCGACTCGGCGACCGAGGGCAGCTTCTTCAATTGCATACCGCGCAGCACGTGCACGATCCGCACCAGCTGCGCGGCGACCGCGGCGGACAGCTCGGGCACCCGGCTGGCCAGGATGCGCCGCTCCAGTTCCTCGTCCGGGAAGTCCAGATGCAGGTAGAGGCAGCGACGCTTGAGCGCCTCGGACAGGTCGCGAGTGGCGTTCGAGGTGAGCACCACGAACGGCTTGCGGCTGGCGGTGATGGTGCCCAGCTCCGGAACCGTCACCGCGAAGTCGCTGAGCACCTCGAGCAACAGGCCCTCGATTTCGATGTCGGCCTTGTCGGTCTCATCGATCAGCAGCACCGTGGGATCGGTGCGCCGGATCGCGGTGAGCAGCGGCCGCGACAGCAGGAACTCCTCGGTGAAGACGTCGGCCTTCGTCTCCTCCCAGTCGTTCTCGCTGGAGGCCTGAATACGCAGGATCTGCTTGGCGTGGTTCCACTCGTAGAGCGCGCGCGCCTCGTCGACGCCCTCGTAACACTGCAACCGGACCAGCTCGGCCCCCGAGGTCTGCGCGACCGCGCGCGCCAACTCGGTCTTGCCGACGCCCGCCGGTCCCTCGATCAGCAGCGGCTTGCCCAGCCGATCGGCGAGGAACACCGAAGTGGCGGTGGCCTTGTCCGCCAGGTACCCCGTGCTCGCCAACCGCTCGAGCACATCGTCCACCGACGCGAAGACCGGTTCTTGACCCGTACTGTCCGACACCACCCGGCACCTTTCTTCCGAACCCACCCCCACGCTACGGCAGCACCGACTCGGCGTCGCCGCGGCCTGGGCAGGTCAGACCGGGCGGATCTGGCCTTCGCCCCAGACGATCCACTTCGTCGAAGTCAGTTCCGGCAGCGCCATCGGGCCGCGGGCGTGCAGCTTCTGGGTCGAGATGCCGATCTCGGCCCCGAAGCCGAACTGCTCGCCGTCGGTGAACGCGGTGGAGGCGTTCACCATGACGGCGGCGGCGTCGACGCGGCTGGTGAACTCGCGCGCCACGGCCAGATCGCCGGTGACGATGGCCTCGGTATGACCGGTGCCCCAGGTATTGATGTGCTCCACCGCCGCGTCCAGGCCGTCGACCACCTTGAGGGCGATGTCCAGGGTGAGGTACTCCTCGCCCCAATCGGCGTCGGTCGCCGGAACCTGCCCGGGCAGGTCACCGTGGATGGTGACGTCGTGCCGCTGCAGAGCGTCGGTGAGCCTCGGCAACGCGGTATCGGCGATCGCGGCGTCGATCAGGACGGTCTCGGCCGCGTTGCACACGCTGGGGCGGCGGGTCTTGGCGTTGATCAGGATCTGCTCGGCCATGTCCAGATCGGCGGCGGCATGGACGTAGACGTGGCAGTTGCCGGTGCCGGTCTCGATGGTGGGCACCTGCGCGTCGCGGACGACGGCGCTGATCAGCCCGGCGCCGCCGCGCGGAATGACGACGTCGACCAGGCCGCGGGCCTGGATCAGATGAGTGACGCTGGAGCGGTCCTCGCTCGGCAGCAGTTGCACGGCGTCGGCCGGAATATCCTGCGCGACAAGCGATTCACGCAGCACAGCGACGAGCGCGGCGTTGGAGCGGGCAGCCGAGGACGAGCCGCGCAGCAGGGCGGCGTTGCCGGACTTGAGCGTGAGCCCGAACGCGTCGACGGTGACGTTCGGCCGGGCCTCGTACACCATGCCGACCACGCCCAGCGGCACGCGCACCTGCTTGATCTCCAGGCCGTTCGGCAGGGTGGAGCCACGGACGACCACACCGATCGGGTCGGGCAGCCCGGCGACCTGGCGCAGTCCGGAGGCGATGCCGTCGATGCGGGCCTTGCTCAACCGCAGCCGGTCGAGCAGCGACTCCTCGGTGCCCGCGGCCTGTGCCGCGGCGATGTCCTCGGCGTTCGCGGCGAGGACCCGGTCGGCGGCGGCCAGCAGTGCGTCGGCGGCGGCGTGCAGCGCGTCGTTCTTCCGCGCGGTCGTCAACTGCGCCAACGTCCGCGACGCGACGCGAGCCCTGCGCGCGGCCTCGTGCACCGCTGCACGGATATCCGGCTGGGTCGTCGTTCCTACCGTCATGAGGTACAGCCTACGCACCGGGTGCACCGGCGATTCCACCCGCTGACCTCCCCGGGACCGGTGTCGACGTACCCGAGCGCCCGCCCACTCGACAGCCGGGGACGCCTGGCAGCGTGTCCGCGCGAACCGTGCAAACACGCGCTGGAAGATACCGCGGATCTGCCCGCATTCGGCCACACCGGCCGCGAACGAGGGCGACGAGACGACTCGGGTGGTGCGTGCAAGCGGCGCAGCCGGCGACTACCGTCCGGCATATGACGGTCGAACCGGACGCCCCAACGATCGTGGTGCTCGGCAGTATCAACATGGACCTGGTGACCACCACCGCGCGGCGCCCCGTTCCCGGTGAGACGGTGCTCGGCACGGGCTTCGCCATGGTGCCGGGTGGGAAAGGCGCCAACCAAGCCATCGCGGCGCGGCGAGCAGGTGCGCAGGTGCGATTCCTCGGGGCGGTCGGCGAGGACGTGTTCGCCGCCGAACTGCGCAGAGCTCTCACGGATTCCGCCGTGGCGGCCGACCGCCTGCGCACCGTTGCCGGGCCGAGTGGCATCGCCACGATCGTGGTCGACGGCGACGGCGAGAACAGCATCATCGTCGTCGGCGGGGCGAACGCCCGGATGACCGAGCTGAGCGAGGACGATCTGGCAGCCATCGCGGAGGCCGATATCCTGCTGTGCCAGTTGGAGGTTCCGATCGAGACGGTGTCCGCTGCCGCGCGCCACGCCCGCGCGCACGCCACGAGGGTCGTGCTGAATCCCTCGCCGGTCCGCCGACTGCCCGCCGAACTGTGGTCCGATGTCGATGTGGCCGTGGTGAATTCGGGCGAGGCGGAGCAGCTCGGCGCCGACCTCGATCCGGTTCCGCACGTGGTGATGACGCGCGGTGCGGCGGGCGCCGACTATCGCGGACCCGACGGCACGCGGCTGTCGCGCCCCAGCCCGCAGGTGGACGTCATCGACACCACCGGGGCGGGTGACGCCTTCACCGGAGCACTGTCCGCCGCCTGGCACCGCGGCCCGGAATGGGCGCTGAGCTGGGCATGCGCGGCCGGGGCGCTGGCGACCACGAAGCTGGGGGCCAGCAGTTCGATCCCCACTCGGGAAGAGATCACCGCCGCGCTGGTCGCCGAGTAGGACGCGGTCGATTGCCGCGCATCCGTGCGCCGCAATGGGCGAGCCGTCGCGGACCGTACCGGCCGATCCAACAGCCTAGATGCCATTTCGACGAAACGCCTTCCGGCCGCTGGGTCACGCCGGTCGCGCGCAGCAGCCGCGTGGCGACTTCACCTGCCCCGACCTCGGTGCGATGGCGGAGATAACGTGGGGGGAAGATCGAGCGCGGGCGCGCCACCAGCGGCGCACCGGGAGCCCGATGGCGGACGCGCAAGCTCCGCTCCCGCGGCGCTCGTGCCGTATGTCGTTGCGCCGATTTATGGTGGTGCGCATGACCTCCACGCCGGATCGCATCCCCGCCGACGGCGACACCGCGCCGATCGACCGGCTGGACGCGGCCATGGTCGTACTGAGCTTCGTCGACAACGCGGGCATCACGCGGGTGAAAGCGGTGCCCAGGCAACGCCTGGACCTCGCGTCCTGGTACGGCGTCGGCGTGTCCCCGTGCTTCGAGACCTTCGCCTTCGACGACCTGATGACGGTCGGGCGCTATCTCGGCGGTCCCGACGGTGATCTGCGGCTCGTGCCGGATCTGTCCATGCTCACCGAACTGGCCTGCCAGCCCGGTTGGGCGTGGGCGCCCGCCGATAAATACACCCAGGACGGCACTCGCTTCGTCGCCTGCCAGCGCCACTTCGCGGCACGCCAGGAGGAGGCGGCCCGTGCTGCGGGGCTCGGATTGTCCATGGCGTTCGAGACCGAATGGTCCGTGGGCCGGGCCGACGACACGGACGGCTTCACCCCCGCTGTCCACGGCCCCGCCTACGGCATCGTGCGGCTCGGGCAGGTCGCCGAGTACGCCGCGGACCTCGTCGCCACGCTGGACCGGCAGGGCGTCGCGGTGGCCCAGTTCCACCCGGAATACGCGCTCGGCCAACTGGAATTGTCGGTGGAACCGTCCGAGCCGGTCACCGCCGCGGACGAGGCCGTCCTGGTCCGGCACACGATCCGTCAGGTCAGCGCACAGCACGGCTGGCGCGCGCTGCTGGCTCCGTGCATCGAACCGGGCGGCGCCGGTTCCGGGGCGCACCTGCATCTGTCCGTCCACGACGACGAGGGCCCGCTCTTCTCGGGCGGCGACGGGCCGCACGGTATGCGGCGGACCGGCGAGGCGTTCTTGGCGGGAGTGCTACGTGAACTGCCCGCGCTGGTCGCGGTCGGCGCGGGAAACCCGGCGAGCTTCCTACGGCTGGAACCCTCCCGATGGGCCGGAGTGTGGCAGTGCTGGGGCCGCGAGACCAGGGAGGCCGCGCTGCGCTTCATCACCGGGGTGCGCGGCACCGAGGGATGGGCAGCCAACGCCGAGATCAAGTGCTTCGACGCGACCGGCAATCCGTACCTGATCGTCGGCTCGGTGATCGCGGCGGGGCTCGCCGGTGTCGCCGACCAGCTGCGCTTGCCCGCCGAAATCACCGGGGACCCAGTGACCTTCGATGCCGAAGCCCTCGGGATGTCGGAGGTGCGGCGGCTGCCGACCACACCGGCCGAAGCCGCCGACCACCTCGCCGAGTCCCGGGTGCTCGCCACCGCGATGGGCGCGGAACTGCACGACTCGCTGCTCACCGTGCGCCGCGCGGAAGCCGAGCGATACGCAGGCGCGAGCGCCGAAGAACTCGTCGCCCTGACCCGTTGGCGGTTCTGACGTGCTCACCGACGGTCTGCCACTGACCGACCACCACTGTCACGGCGTCGACGCCGGCACGCTGGATCGGCCCGGCTTCGAGCGTTTGCTCGGCCAAGGCGCCCGGGGCAGTTTCGATTCCGCGATCGGGCTCGCGGTGCGCCGCTGGTGCGCGCCCGCGCTCGACCTGCCCCCGCACGTCGGCCCGGACGTCTATCTCCGCCATCGCGCCCAGCTCGGGGGAGGCGAAGTCGCCGCGCGGCTGCTCCGCGCGACCGGTGTGACCCGATGGTTCCTGGATACCGGAATCGGCGGTGGAACAGCGGATTTCGCCGCGCTGGCGGAGGGAGACGTGCACGAGGTCGTGCGCCTGGAGGAGATCGCCGAACAGGTCATCGCGCAGGTCGGCGCGGTGTCGGGCGTCTACGACCGGATCGAAGCCGAGCTGCGCGTGCGTGCCGCCACCGCCGTCGGGCTCGAGACGACCGTCGCCTATCGGTGCGGTTTGGATTTTCCATTTCGGGATCACCCGCCGACCAGTTTCGCGCCCGAACACCGGCTCACCGATCCGCATGTGCTCGGCTGGCTGGTCGGTCTCGGCGCGCGGATCGGGGCCGAGCTCGGACTCCCCTTGCAATTCCACACCGGATTCGGCGACCCCGACCTCCACCTGCGGCACAGCGACCCGCTGTTGCTCACCGATTTCTTGCGCCGGACCACGGGCACAGGGCTGTCGGTGATGCTGCTGCACTGTTGGCCGTTCCATCGCCATGCCGCGTACCTCGCGCACCTCTTCGACCACGTCCACGTGGATCTCGGCCTCACCATCCCGTATGTGGGGCATCGAGCCGGAGCCGTACTCGCCGAGACACTGGAGCTGGCCCCGTTCCGGGCACTGTGCTACTCGTCGGACGGCTACGGACTGCCGGAACTGCACTATCTGGGCGCCCTGCTCTGGCGGCGCGGGCTCGGCGCCCTGATGGACGAGTGGATCGCCGCCGACGCGATCACCGCAGCCGACGCGGAAGCCCTGGTCACGGCCATTGCACACGGGAATGCCGAGCGCGTGTATCTGGCACCGCTCGACCGTCTCACCCCCTGACAATCAAACCTGGCGGTCGGTCGATATTCGGGTGCGCCGGGTGCTGTCGGTCCCTACCGTTGATGGTGAGAACCAGCGAAAGGATCGAGACGATGTTTCCCGTCGAGCTGCGCGGCACCAAGGCGCAGACGCTGATGTGGGCCCATGAGCACGAGGTCGAGCTGGCCGCGCTCCAGCAGCTGCGCAATATCGCCGCGCTGAAATGGGTGCACGGCGTCCGCGTGATGCCGGACGTGCACCTCGGCAAGGGGGCCACGGTCGGCTCGGTGATCGCCATGAAGGACGCGGTGTCGCCCGCCGCGGTCGGGGTGGACATCGGTTGCGGCATGGAGAGCGTGCGCACCGACCTCACCGCGGCCGACCTGCCCGACAACCTGCACTCGCTGCGGTCGCGGATCGAGGCGGCGGTGCCGGTCGGGTTCCAGGCCCACGACCATGCGGTCGACGTCACCAGGCTCGGCACCCAGGTCGCCGGGCTCGGCGCCAGCACCACCACGCTGCGGGCGGGCTGGGATCGCTTCTGGGGTTCCTTCGGCACCCTCGACGATCACGTGCAGGCCCGAGAGTCCAAGGCGCACAAGCAGATGGGCACGCTCGGCGGCGGCAACCACTTCATCGAGGTCTGCCTGGACCAGGACGACCGGGTATGGATCCTGCTGCACTCCGGCAGCCGCAACATCGGCAAAGAACTCGCCGAGCGACACATGACGATCGCGCGAACACTGCCGCACAACGCCGACCTGCCCGACCGCGATCTGGCGGTCTTCGTCTCCGGCACGCCGGAGATGGAGGTCTACCGGCGCGACCTCACCTGGGCGCAGGAGTACGCCGCGCGCAACCGCGCGGTCATGCTCGCCCTGGTCTGCCGCGCGGTCAGCGCCGAATTCGCCGATCGCGGAGTGCGTTTCGAACAGCCGATTTCGTGTCACCACAACTATGTGGCGGAAGAGATCATCGACGGCGTGCCGATGCTGGTGACCCGCAAGGGCGCCGTGCGCGCGGGCGACGGCGATCTCGCACTGATCCCGGGCTCGATGGGTACCCGGTCGTATGTGGTGCGCGGCAAGGGTAATCCGGCCTCGTTCCAGTCGGCCTCGCACGGTGCCGGACGGCGGATGAGCCGCAACGCGGCCAAGCGGCAGTTCACCGTCGCCGATCTCATCGCCCAGACCGAGGGCGTCGAATCACGCAAGGACGCGGGCGTGGTGGACGAGATCCCGGCCGCGTACAAGGACATCGACGAGATCATCGCGGCCCAGCGCGACCTTGTCGACATCGTGGCGACGCTGCACCAGGTGCTGTGCGTCAAGGGGTGACCGTCGCGTAGCTTCGCGCCGGGCGAATTGCGGTCGCCCGGCGCGGATTCCCGTGTTCAGCGCCGCCGCAAAGTGGCGGCGAGGCCCGCCCCGATCAGGATCAGCCCGAGCATCAGGGCCAGGCCGTTGAGCACCCAATTGTGCACGGCCAGGCGCAGTTCCGGCGACAGTGCCGGTGACTGCTCGATCAGGCGCCAGGTGTCGTCGGGAGAGAAGATCTGCATCGCGCCCGGCAGCAGACCCCAGACCAGACCGGCGATCACGGTGCCCGCGGGCGAATACGCGGCAAGCACCGCGACCAGGAACAACAGCAGCGCGCCCCCGATGATCTGCGCGTTGGAGCCCCACCGATCCCCCGCGCTGCCGAGGATCACCCACTGCCTGGTGTCCAGGCTGCCGCTGGCGGCCAAGCCGATTCCGATCGGCGTCACCACCAGGCAGACCACCGTGCCGACCAGGGTGCGGGCGATGTTGTTGCTGGTGCGGAACTGGGCGCCCGGCGGGGACCACCCCGCGGTTGGCTGGTAGTGGCTCGACATGACTGCCTCCTGCGCGGTTCCCCGGGCTCGGGATTCTGTCCGCCCTATTGTCCGTCGCCGGAAGTGATTTCGCGGCGGATGCGCCACGGACCACGAATCGGACCTGCCGGTCTGGATTCTGTGGCGGTCTCCTCGGTACCATCGGATATGCCCTGGCGGCCATCGTTCTTCTCCCCCGCTCCGGAGCCGGACCCGGCGACCGGTCCACCGGAGATACCCGGTGTGCGGCGCTCGTTCGTCACCGCGCGCGGCGTCCGCTTCCACGTCACGGAGGCGGGCCCGGCGGGCGGACGCCCCGTGCTCGCGCTACACGGCTGGCCACAGCATCATTACGCATACCGCCACCTGCTCGCCGATCCGCCGGACGGACTGCGGATCATAGCGCCGGACCTGCCCGGATACGGCTGGTCCGGCCCCGCGCCGCATCGGTGGGCCAAGGAGGATGTCGCCTCCGACCTGCTCGCCCTGCTGGACGCGCTCGGCCTCGACCGCGTCCTGCTGGTCGGGCACGACTGGGGCGGCTACATCGCCCACCTGCTCGTGTTGCGGGCACCGGAACGATTCGACGCGCTCCTGGCGCTGAACATCGCCCACCCCTGGCAGACGCCGCGCAGTATCCTCCCGCACGCGTGGCGGTTCCTGGTCTATCAGCCGCCGATCGCGGCCTTCGGCAGGTACCTGCACCAGCGCACCCGCTTCCTGGAACAACTCATCTTCGCCGGTGCCGTACGCAACCGTGCGGAGTTCGGACCCGAGGTGATCCACGCATACGCCGACCGCTTCCGCGACCCGATCTGCGCCGCCACCGCGACCGACACCTACCGCACTTTCCTGCTACGCGAAGTCCCTCGGTCGGCCAGGGGCGGCGAACAACGCCGCGCAACCGTACCCATCCGCACCCTGTTCGGCGTCGAGGACGCCGCGATCCATCCCTCGCTCGCCGCCGAACAGACCGCGCATGCCGACGACTACCGCCTGGAACTTGTCGAGAACTGCGGCCACTTCATCGGCGAGGAACGGCCGGACCTGGTCCGAGCTCGACTGGTCGAGCTTGCGGCAACGACCGCGCGACCCGCCTGAGCACGGTCTCGCATCGGTCGTCGTCGACGGCCGACGTTGTCACGCGTCCGCGCCACGTACTGCGTGAACCGCACACATGGGGCAGCTCCACGTCCACCGTCGACAGCGGCCGGAAGGCGCGTTACCGGCCCGATCGGAAATCCACTGGCTGCCCGATGGCCGTATGGACGGGCCGGGAAAATGCGAGCCTGAATGAGCTCGGCGGCGGGCGGCGCGTGGTGTGTCGGTGGCCTCGGGCACGATGGTCCGCATGACGACGGCGACCGATGTCTCGATCGACCTCAGCGCCCCGGACCTGCGCATGCATGCCGAGCAACTGTTGCGCGAATTGGCTGGGCCTGCGGCGCGGCTGCGGGAGGACCAATGGACCGCCATCGAGGCCCTGGTCGTGCGGCGGCGCAGGGCGCTGGTCGTGCAGCGCACGGGCTGGGGCAAGTCCGCGGTGTACTTCATCGCCGCCAAATTGCTGCGCAGGGCCGGTCGCGGGCCGACGGTGATCGTCTCGCCGCTGCTCGCGCTGATGCGCAACCAAGTGGCCGCCGCGCAGCGCGCTGGGGTGGTCGCCGCCACCATCAACTCGGGCAACGTCACCGAATGGGATGAGATCCACGCGCAGGTCGCCGCGAGCGCGGTCGACGTGCTGCTGGTGAGTCCGGAGCGGCTGAACAACCCGGATTTCCGGGACCAGGTGCTGCCCGAGCTCGCGGCGGACGCGGGCCTCGTGGTGATCGATGAAGCGCATTGCGTATCGGACTGGGGTCACGACTTCCGGCCGGACTACCGCCGCATCCGGACCTTGATCGCCGATCTCGGCTCCGACGTGCCCGTGCTCGCCACCACCGCGACCGCCAACGACCGGGTGGTCACCGACGTCGCCACCCAGATCGGCACCGACACCCTGGTGCTGCGCGGCACGCTGGATCGCGAGTCGCTGCACTTGTCGGTGATCCGCTTCGACGACGCCGTGGAACGCAGCGCATGGCTCAGCGGTCAGCTGCACCGGCTGCCGGGCTCCGGCATCGTCTACACCCTCACCGTCGCCGGCGCGCACGATCTGGCCGACCTGCTGAACTCACACGGCCACACCGTCGCCGCCTACACCGGCCAGACCGACCCCGCCGAACGCGAGGTGCTGGAGGCCGCGCTGCTGAACAACGAGGTGAAGGCACTCATCGCCACCTCCGCGCTGGGCATGGGCTTCGACAAGCCCGATCTCGGGTTCGTGGTGCACCTGGGCGCGCCTTCCTCCCCCATCGCGTACTACCAGCAGGTGGGTCGGGCCGGGCGCGGCACCGACCGCGCCGAGGTGGTCCTGCTCCCCGGCCCCGAGGACGCGCGAATCTGGAGCTACTTCGCCTCGGTCGCCTTCCCCCGCGAGCACATCGTCCGGGCGGTGCTCGACGCGCTCGAGTCCGACCGGGCACTGTCCACCGCGGCGCTGGAACCGCTGGTGGAGCTGAACCGCTCCCGGCTGGAGATGGTGCTGAAAGTGCTCGACGTGGATGGGGCCGTGCGCCGAGTGCGCGGCGGCTGGATCGCCACCGGCCAGCCCTGGACCTATGACACCGAACGCTACGAGCGCCTGTCCGTCGCCCGCGAGGCCGAACAGCAAGCCATGATCGACTACGAGTCGACCTCCGACTGCCGGATGGAGTTCCTGCGCCGCCAGCTCGATGACCCGGGACTGCCCGCGGATGCGCCCGGCTGCGGCCGCTGCGACAACTGCACCGGCACCCGCCCCGATCGCACCGTGACCGCCGACGCCGTCGCCGCGACCAGAGCCCGTCTCGACCGCCCCGGCATAGACCTCGCCCCGCGCAAACAGTGGCCCACCGGAATGGCGAAACTCGAAATCCCGTTGTCCGGCAAGATCACCCGCGGCGCCGAGACCGGTCGCGTGCTCGGCAGACTGACCGACCTCGGCTGGGGGCAACGCCTGCGAACACTGCTCGACGGCCCGGACACCCCCGTCCCCGACGCGGTCTTCGACGCCTGCATCGCCGTTCTGCGCGAATGGGATTGGGCAACCCGCCCCGCATCGGTGCTCGCACTGGAATCCGCACGCCATCCCGTGCTCACCGCCAGCCTCGCCGCCCGGCTCGCCGAGATCGGCCGCCTGCGCGACCTCGGCACGCTGCACACCCGCCCGGACCGGCCGCCGGTCTCGGCCGCGAACTCCGCGCATCGCGTCGCAGGACTGTTCGACTCATGGGAACTCCCCGACCTCACCGCCGTACCGGGCCCGATCCTGCTGGTGAACGCCACCACCGACACCGGATGGACGTTCACCGTCGCCGCCCACGCACTGCGCGCGGCCGGAGCCGACGCCGTCCTGCCGTTCGCGCTGGCCACGCCGACGTAGCGGCGGCAGGGTTGCGGTGGCATCGCACCGCAGCCGGGCGACTTCTCCGAAGCTTCATCGACAAATCGCGCCGAACAGCCGCGCCTGGCCGCACTCCCGCTCGGCCGCAAAGGCATTCAGGTCCGGATGCACCACTGCGAAAGTGCAGGCCCGCCGGCGAATCCGTCGAGCTTCGGCCGACCCGTACACACCAGTGGCTGCCGTCAAAGGCTGAGCGTCGCCCGCAGTCGGGCGTCGAGGGATTCCGTCTCGGCTGAGCTCAGCACGCCGACGTATTCGCTGAGCCAGGGGCGGTAGGCGCGGTGTAGTTCGAGGGTGTCGGCCCAGCCGTGGTCGGTCTTGGTGGCCAGGACGTGACCGGGGTCGGCATCGCGCAAAGGGACCACGTGCAGCCACGGGTAACGCGAGGTGATCACCGCCGAATCGGATATCAGCACGACCGTCATGCGCCGCGGGAACGGCGTGCCGTCGCTGAGGGTCGGGGCGTAGCGCCAGATCTCACCGCGTCTCATGCGTTGCCTCCCTCGGCATGAGCGGGCCCTCCATGGTTACGCAAGCCGCCGCTTCCTGGCCTGATGCTCATGCCGCGCCACTGGCGTCGTCTTCGGCGGCCTGGGTGAGGGCCAAGTCGTCGTAGGCGGCGGCCTGTTCGGCCTCCTCGTCGATGATCAGCGCGCTCAGGCTGTCGTGCACGAGTGTGCTGCGCAGCGCCGCGTTGATCACCGAGGACAAGCTGCGGCTCTGGCGATCGGCGGCCTCCCTGGCCCATTCGGCCACCTGGGGATCCAGCGTGACGGTCACGCGTGTCGCCTTGCTCATACCCGTATGCATACCAGAACGATGCACCACCCGGAACCTGTCCGGGGCATCCGTTGGGCGGCGGGACGGACTGCGCCCGGCTGCGTCATGCGGCCACCGCAGACGTCGCCCGGCCCGACGCGGCGAAAGGACTATGTCCGACCGCGCCTGTGGCTGCCTCGGACTTCGCTCCGCTCGACGCGGGCTCGAGACGGACTTCGTCGGGCTGCGCCCGTTAAGGTCGGATGCGTGGCCGGCAAATCCGCTGCGTCGGCGATCGAACTCGAGGTCGGCGACCACACGATTCGCATCTCCAACCCGGACCGGGTCTACTTCCCGGAGACCGGCGCGACCAAGCTCGACTTGGTGCAGTACTACCTGAGCGTCGGGGACGGCATCGTCAACGCGCTGCGCGACCGGCCCTGCATGCTGCACCGGTTTCCCAAGGGACTGGCCGGTGACAAGGTGCACCAGAAGCGACTGCCCGCGGGCGCGCCGGACTGGGTTCCCACTGTGCGGGTGTACTTCCCGCGCTACGGCAGGCATGCCGACGAGCTCTGCGTCGAGAAGCTCGCGGATGTCATCTGGGCGGTGCAGATGTCGACCGTCGAGTTCCATCCGTGGAACTCCCGCGCCGCCGACACCGAGCGTCCCGACGAGTGGCGCATCGACCTCGACCCGATGCCGGACTGCCCATGGTCACGGGTGCAGCGCGTGGCGGGCGTCGTCCACGAGCTGCTCGACGAGCTCGGCGCCGTCGGCTGGCCGAAAACCTCCGGCGGCAGCGGACTGCACGTATACGTCCGGATCGCCCCGAACTGGGGATTCCAGGACGTGCGCCGCGCGGCGCTCGCTTTCGCCCACGAGGTCGAGCGCCGCGCGCCCGATGACGTGACCACCACGTGGTGGCGGCGCGACCGCGACCCGAAGTTGCTGTTCGTCGACTACAACCAGAACGCGCGCGACCACACGATCGCCGCCGCCTACTCGGTGCGCGGTGTTCCCGCCGCAACGGTCTCCACCC carries:
- a CDS encoding RtcB family protein; this translates as MFPVELRGTKAQTLMWAHEHEVELAALQQLRNIAALKWVHGVRVMPDVHLGKGATVGSVIAMKDAVSPAAVGVDIGCGMESVRTDLTAADLPDNLHSLRSRIEAAVPVGFQAHDHAVDVTRLGTQVAGLGASTTTLRAGWDRFWGSFGTLDDHVQARESKAHKQMGTLGGGNHFIEVCLDQDDRVWILLHSGSRNIGKELAERHMTIARTLPHNADLPDRDLAVFVSGTPEMEVYRRDLTWAQEYAARNRAVMLALVCRAVSAEFADRGVRFEQPISCHHNYVAEEIIDGVPMLVTRKGAVRAGDGDLALIPGSMGTRSYVVRGKGNPASFQSASHGAGRRMSRNAAKRQFTVADLIAQTEGVESRKDAGVVDEIPAAYKDIDEIIAAQRDLVDIVATLHQVLCVKG
- a CDS encoding alpha/beta fold hydrolase codes for the protein MPWRPSFFSPAPEPDPATGPPEIPGVRRSFVTARGVRFHVTEAGPAGGRPVLALHGWPQHHYAYRHLLADPPDGLRIIAPDLPGYGWSGPAPHRWAKEDVASDLLALLDALGLDRVLLVGHDWGGYIAHLLVLRAPERFDALLALNIAHPWQTPRSILPHAWRFLVYQPPIAAFGRYLHQRTRFLEQLIFAGAVRNRAEFGPEVIHAYADRFRDPICAATATDTYRTFLLREVPRSARGGEQRRATVPIRTLFGVEDAAIHPSLAAEQTAHADDYRLELVENCGHFIGEERPDLVRARLVELAATTARPA
- a CDS encoding RecQ family ATP-dependent DNA helicase; this translates as MTTATDVSIDLSAPDLRMHAEQLLRELAGPAARLREDQWTAIEALVVRRRRALVVQRTGWGKSAVYFIAAKLLRRAGRGPTVIVSPLLALMRNQVAAAQRAGVVAATINSGNVTEWDEIHAQVAASAVDVLLVSPERLNNPDFRDQVLPELAADAGLVVIDEAHCVSDWGHDFRPDYRRIRTLIADLGSDVPVLATTATANDRVVTDVATQIGTDTLVLRGTLDRESLHLSVIRFDDAVERSAWLSGQLHRLPGSGIVYTLTVAGAHDLADLLNSHGHTVAAYTGQTDPAEREVLEAALLNNEVKALIATSALGMGFDKPDLGFVVHLGAPSSPIAYYQQVGRAGRGTDRAEVVLLPGPEDARIWSYFASVAFPREHIVRAVLDALESDRALSTAALEPLVELNRSRLEMVLKVLDVDGAVRRVRGGWIATGQPWTYDTERYERLSVAREAEQQAMIDYESTSDCRMEFLRRQLDDPGLPADAPGCGRCDNCTGTRPDRTVTADAVAATRARLDRPGIDLAPRKQWPTGMAKLEIPLSGKITRGAETGRVLGRLTDLGWGQRLRTLLDGPDTPVPDAVFDACIAVLREWDWATRPASVLALESARHPVLTASLAARLAEIGRLRDLGTLHTRPDRPPVSAANSAHRVAGLFDSWELPDLTAVPGPILLVNATTDTGWTFTVAAHALRAAGADAVLPFALATPT
- the ligD gene encoding non-homologous end-joining DNA ligase produces the protein MAGKSAASAIELEVGDHTIRISNPDRVYFPETGATKLDLVQYYLSVGDGIVNALRDRPCMLHRFPKGLAGDKVHQKRLPAGAPDWVPTVRVYFPRYGRHADELCVEKLADVIWAVQMSTVEFHPWNSRAADTERPDEWRIDLDPMPDCPWSRVQRVAGVVHELLDELGAVGWPKTSGGSGLHVYVRIAPNWGFQDVRRAALAFAHEVERRAPDDVTTTWWRRDRDPKLLFVDYNQNARDHTIAAAYSVRGVPAATVSTPVRWDEIPDIDPRDFTISTVPARFAEFGDLHAGIDDAVFHLDRLLEWAERDKVDAELDEQSDQDES